One Bradysia coprophila strain Holo2 chromosome IV unlocalized genomic scaffold, BU_Bcop_v1 contig_144, whole genome shotgun sequence DNA window includes the following coding sequences:
- the LOC119071158 gene encoding atypical protein kinase C isoform X3: MDTQIMWSGFLEAAFTYGVASFPIPKHSRTSEIFPNAPSQPGMSCVGEDRSIYRRGARRWRKLYRINGHIFQAKRFNRKAFCAYCHDRIWGLGRQGFKCIQCKLLVHKKCHKLVQKSCTNEHVEPVLIKEREDVNGESHHEPRPVQPDYPPVLDNRGDAAAIDAAQTAEEQLEVGTQRQYSLDDFDLIRVIGRGSYAKVLMVELRRNGRIYAMKVIKKALVTDDEDIDWVQTEKHVFETASNHPFLVGLHSCFQTPSRLFFVIEFVRGGDLMFHMQRQRRLPEEHARFYAAEISLALNFLHEKGIIYRDLKLDNVLLDHEGHIKLTDYGMCKEGIRPGDTTATFCGTPNYIAPEILRGEDYGFSVDWWALGVLLYEMLAGRSPFDVERASENPDQNTEDFLFQIILEKTIRIPRSLSVKAGQVLRGFLNKNPADRLGCHRESSFSEITSHTFFKSIDWELLLQKQIQPPFRPRLESDRDLANFPPEFTDEEVVLTPDDERVINNIDQSEFEGFEYVNPLLMSLEDCV; the protein is encoded by the exons ATGGATACACAAATAATGTGGAGTGGTTTCCTCGAAGCAGCATTTACTTATGGTGTAGCATCATTTCCCATACCAAAACATTCCAGAACTTCAGAAA TATTTCCAAATGCGCCGTCACAGCCGGGGATGTCATGTGTTGGAGAGGATA GGAGCATCTATCGAAGGGGAGCGAGAAGGTGGAGAAAATTATACAGAATTAACGGCCATATCTTCCAGGCGAAACGTTTTAATAGG AAAGCATTCTGTGCATACTGCCATGACCGAATCTGGGGTCTTGGACGTCAGGGTTTCAAAtgcattcaatgcaaattACTTGTCCATAAGAAGTGCCACAAATTAGTGCAAAAGTCTTGTACGAATGAGCACGTCGAGCCTGTCCTAATCAAAGAACGTGAAGATGTAAACGGTGAATCGCATCACGAACCGAGACCAGTGCAACCGGACTATCCACCTGTACTCGATAATCGCGGTGATGCGGCGGCTATTGATGCGGCTCAGACTGCTGAAGAACAATTAGAAGTCGGAACACAGCGTCAATATTCTTTGGATGACTTCGACCTCATTCGTGTCATCGGTCGTGGAAGTTACGCCAAAGTATTAATGGTTGAATTGCGCCGCAATGGTCGTATTTATGCGATGAAAGTTATTAAGAAAGCATTGGTCACGGACGATGAAGATATTGATTGGGTGCAAACGGAAAAACATGTCTTTGAGACGGCATCAAATCATCCATTTTTAGTTGGATTGCATTCATGCTTCCAAACCCCATCGAGACTGTTCTTTGTTATCGAATTCGTTCGCGGCGGTGATTTAATGTTTCATATGCAGAGGCAAAGACGGTTGCCGGAAGAGCATGCACGATTTTATGCAGCTGAAATTAGTTTAGCTCTAAACTTTTTGCACGAGAAG GGTATAATTTACAGAGATTTAAAGTTGGACAACGTTTTACTGGATCATGAAGGTCATATTAAACTTACTGATTATGGAATGTGCAAGGAAGGTATTCGACCTGGTGATACAACAGCGACTTTCTGCGGTACACCAAATTACATAGCACCGGAAATATTGCGCGGCGAAGATTATG GTTTCTCAGTAGATTGGTGGGCTTTAGGCGTTTTGCTATACGAAATGCTTGCCGGACGAAGTCCGTTCGACGTTGAACGAGCTTCCGAAAATCCCGATCAA aaCACCGAAGACTTTTTGTTCCAAATTATTCTGGAGAAAACTATTCGTATACCGCGATCGCTTAGTGTTAAGGCTGGCCAAGTACTTCGAGGTTTTCTCAACAAGAATCCGGCTGATCGTTTGGGATGCCATCGTGAATCGTCATTTAGCGAGATAACCAGTCATacattcttcaaatcgatTGATTGGGAACTG CTATTGCAAAAGCAAATACAACCTCCGTTCCGACCTCGATTAGAATCAGACCGAGATTTGGCTAATTTCCCACCAGAATTTACAGATGAAGAAGTTGTACTGACACCGGATGATGA ACGTGTCATAAACAATATCGATCAATCGGAATTCGAAGGATTTGAATATGTGAATCCATTGTTGATGTCGCTAGAGGATTGCGTCTGA
- the LOC119071158 gene encoding atypical protein kinase C isoform X4, producing the protein MAWGYWSATAVDRGRSPRRNTQCTAVPINAVPQSEPPAPTCYSPCRSRCSSPCHSPCSESPCPDSPPPTPHANTSHSSTNEEFSRRPSIDRLDSPQSHDFVGIQANQLSDILCRGAVVSSIQSTNNTLTRNASMRDTGDYDVPHPHPYTHHYMTTSTAATPQAMSIVGSRPGSAGGSGSGSSPGGCMSGGSCEGGSINSILNTAGISYLECMHYERMPIPVPIPIVPPPQVHTQFHSEEEIEPAYATVFPNAPSQPGMSCVGEDRSIYRRGARRWRKLYRINGHIFQAKRFNRKAFCAYCHDRIWGLGRQGFKCIQCKLLVHKKCHKLVQKSCTNEHVEPVLIKEREDVNGESHHEPRPVQPDYPPVLDNRGDAAAIDAAQTAEEQLEVGTQRQYSLDDFDLIRVIGRGSYAKVLMVELRRNGRIYAMKVIKKALVTDDEDIDWVQTEKHVFETASNHPFLVGLHSCFQTPSRLFFVIEFVRGGDLMFHMQRQRRLPEEHARFYAAEISLALNFLHEKGIIYRDLKLDNVLLDHEGHIKLTDYGMCKEGIRPGDTTATFCGTPNYIAPEILRGEDYGFSVDWWALGVLLYEMLAGRSPFDVERASENPDQNTEDFLFQIILEKTIRIPRSLSVKAGQVLRGFLNKNPADRLGCHRESSFSEITSHTFFKSIDWELLAQKEITPPFIPIFDPGDNEFTSNFDTQFTREPADLTPDDSRVINNIDQSEFEGFEYVNPLLMSLEDCV; encoded by the exons atggccTGGGGCTATTGGAGTGCTACAGCAGTTGACAGAGGACGTTCACCGCGACGCAATACACAATGTACAGCTGTGCCTATAAACGCTGTACCGCAATCGGAACCACCTGCCCCTACATGCTATAGTCCGTGTAGAAGTCGCTGCAGCAGTCCATGCCATAGTCCATGTTCGGAAAGTCCGTGTCCCGATAGCCCACCACCAACTCCTCATGCCAATACGTCGCACTCATCAACGaacgaagaattttcaagacgTCCATCGATTGATCGGTTAGATAGTCCTCAG TCCCATGATTTCGTCGGAATACAGGCGAATCAACTATCCGACATTTTATGCCGCGGTGCTGTTGTATCGTCAATACAATCAACAAACAATACGCTAACGAGAAACGCTTCGATGCGCGATACCGGTGACTATGACGTTCCTCATCCACATCCATACACACATCACTACATGACAACGTCAACGGCTGCTACACCGCAAGCAATGAGCATTGTTGGATCGCGTCCCGGATCGGCCGGTGGTTCAGGATCTGGATCGAGTCCTGGCGGTTGCATGAGTGGCGGAAGTTGTGAAGGCGGCAGTATTAATAGTATTTTGAATACGGCAGGCATAAGTTATTTAGAATGTATGCATTACGAAAGAATGCCGATACCAGTTCCTATACCCATTGTTCCACCGCCACAAGTACATACACAGTTTCATTCGGAGGAAGAGATCGAGCCAGCCTATGCCACAG TATTTCCAAATGCGCCGTCACAGCCGGGGATGTCATGTGTTGGAGAGGATA GGAGCATCTATCGAAGGGGAGCGAGAAGGTGGAGAAAATTATACAGAATTAACGGCCATATCTTCCAGGCGAAACGTTTTAATAGG AAAGCATTCTGTGCATACTGCCATGACCGAATCTGGGGTCTTGGACGTCAGGGTTTCAAAtgcattcaatgcaaattACTTGTCCATAAGAAGTGCCACAAATTAGTGCAAAAGTCTTGTACGAATGAGCACGTCGAGCCTGTCCTAATCAAAGAACGTGAAGATGTAAACGGTGAATCGCATCACGAACCGAGACCAGTGCAACCGGACTATCCACCTGTACTCGATAATCGCGGTGATGCGGCGGCTATTGATGCGGCTCAGACTGCTGAAGAACAATTAGAAGTCGGAACACAGCGTCAATATTCTTTGGATGACTTCGACCTCATTCGTGTCATCGGTCGTGGAAGTTACGCCAAAGTATTAATGGTTGAATTGCGCCGCAATGGTCGTATTTATGCGATGAAAGTTATTAAGAAAGCATTGGTCACGGACGATGAAGATATTGATTGGGTGCAAACGGAAAAACATGTCTTTGAGACGGCATCAAATCATCCATTTTTAGTTGGATTGCATTCATGCTTCCAAACCCCATCGAGACTGTTCTTTGTTATCGAATTCGTTCGCGGCGGTGATTTAATGTTTCATATGCAGAGGCAAAGACGGTTGCCGGAAGAGCATGCACGATTTTATGCAGCTGAAATTAGTTTAGCTCTAAACTTTTTGCACGAGAAG GGTATAATTTACAGAGATTTAAAGTTGGACAACGTTTTACTGGATCATGAAGGTCATATTAAACTTACTGATTATGGAATGTGCAAGGAAGGTATTCGACCTGGTGATACAACAGCGACTTTCTGCGGTACACCAAATTACATAGCACCGGAAATATTGCGCGGCGAAGATTATG GTTTCTCAGTAGATTGGTGGGCTTTAGGCGTTTTGCTATACGAAATGCTTGCCGGACGAAGTCCGTTCGACGTTGAACGAGCTTCCGAAAATCCCGATCAA aaCACCGAAGACTTTTTGTTCCAAATTATTCTGGAGAAAACTATTCGTATACCGCGATCGCTTAGTGTTAAGGCTGGCCAAGTACTTCGAGGTTTTCTCAACAAGAATCCGGCTGATCGTTTGGGATGCCATCGTGAATCGTCATTTAGCGAGATAACCAGTCATacattcttcaaatcgatTGATTGGGAACTG TTGGCGCAAAAAGAAATTACGCCACCATTTATACCGATATTCGATCCCGGAGATAATGAGTTCACTTCGAATTTTGACACTCAATTTACAAGAGAACCGGCTGATCTAACGCCCGACGATTC ACGTGTCATAAACAATATCGATCAATCGGAATTCGAAGGATTTGAATATGTGAATCCATTGTTGATGTCGCTAGAGGATTGCGTCTGA
- the LOC119071158 gene encoding atypical protein kinase C isoform X1 produces the protein MAWGYWSATAVDRGRSPRRNTQCTAVPINAVPQSEPPAPTCYSPCRSRCSSPCHSPCSESPCPDSPPPTPHANTSHSSTNEEFSRRPSIDRLDSPQSHDFVGIQANQLSDILCRGAVVSSIQSTNNTLTRNASMRDTGDYDVPHPHPYTHHYMTTSTAATPQAMSIVGSRPGSAGGSGSGSSPGGCMSGGSCEGGSINSILNTAGISYLECMHYERMPIPVPIPIVPPPQVHTQFHSEEEIEPAYATVFPNAPSQPGMSCVGEDRSIYRRGARRWRKLYRINGHIFQAKRFNRKAFCAYCHDRIWGLGRQGFKCIQCKLLVHKKCHKLVQKSCTNEHVEPVLIKEREDVNGESHHEPRPVQPDYPPVLDNRGDAAAIDAAQTAEEQLEVGTQRQYSLDDFDLIRVIGRGSYAKVLMVELRRNGRIYAMKVIKKALVTDDEDIDWVQTEKHVFETASNHPFLVGLHSCFQTPSRLFFVIEFVRGGDLMFHMQRQRRLPEEHARFYAAEISLALNFLHEKGIIYRDLKLDNVLLDHEGHIKLTDYGMCKEGIRPGDTTATFCGTPNYIAPEILRGEDYGFSVDWWALGVLLYEMLAGRSPFDVERASENPDQNTEDFLFQIILEKTIRIPRSLSVKAGQVLRGFLNKNPADRLGCHRESSFSEITSHTFFKSIDWELLLQKQIQPPFRPRLESDRDLANFPPEFTDEEVVLTPDDERVINNIDQSEFEGFEYVNPLLMSLEDCV, from the exons atggccTGGGGCTATTGGAGTGCTACAGCAGTTGACAGAGGACGTTCACCGCGACGCAATACACAATGTACAGCTGTGCCTATAAACGCTGTACCGCAATCGGAACCACCTGCCCCTACATGCTATAGTCCGTGTAGAAGTCGCTGCAGCAGTCCATGCCATAGTCCATGTTCGGAAAGTCCGTGTCCCGATAGCCCACCACCAACTCCTCATGCCAATACGTCGCACTCATCAACGaacgaagaattttcaagacgTCCATCGATTGATCGGTTAGATAGTCCTCAG TCCCATGATTTCGTCGGAATACAGGCGAATCAACTATCCGACATTTTATGCCGCGGTGCTGTTGTATCGTCAATACAATCAACAAACAATACGCTAACGAGAAACGCTTCGATGCGCGATACCGGTGACTATGACGTTCCTCATCCACATCCATACACACATCACTACATGACAACGTCAACGGCTGCTACACCGCAAGCAATGAGCATTGTTGGATCGCGTCCCGGATCGGCCGGTGGTTCAGGATCTGGATCGAGTCCTGGCGGTTGCATGAGTGGCGGAAGTTGTGAAGGCGGCAGTATTAATAGTATTTTGAATACGGCAGGCATAAGTTATTTAGAATGTATGCATTACGAAAGAATGCCGATACCAGTTCCTATACCCATTGTTCCACCGCCACAAGTACATACACAGTTTCATTCGGAGGAAGAGATCGAGCCAGCCTATGCCACAG TATTTCCAAATGCGCCGTCACAGCCGGGGATGTCATGTGTTGGAGAGGATA GGAGCATCTATCGAAGGGGAGCGAGAAGGTGGAGAAAATTATACAGAATTAACGGCCATATCTTCCAGGCGAAACGTTTTAATAGG AAAGCATTCTGTGCATACTGCCATGACCGAATCTGGGGTCTTGGACGTCAGGGTTTCAAAtgcattcaatgcaaattACTTGTCCATAAGAAGTGCCACAAATTAGTGCAAAAGTCTTGTACGAATGAGCACGTCGAGCCTGTCCTAATCAAAGAACGTGAAGATGTAAACGGTGAATCGCATCACGAACCGAGACCAGTGCAACCGGACTATCCACCTGTACTCGATAATCGCGGTGATGCGGCGGCTATTGATGCGGCTCAGACTGCTGAAGAACAATTAGAAGTCGGAACACAGCGTCAATATTCTTTGGATGACTTCGACCTCATTCGTGTCATCGGTCGTGGAAGTTACGCCAAAGTATTAATGGTTGAATTGCGCCGCAATGGTCGTATTTATGCGATGAAAGTTATTAAGAAAGCATTGGTCACGGACGATGAAGATATTGATTGGGTGCAAACGGAAAAACATGTCTTTGAGACGGCATCAAATCATCCATTTTTAGTTGGATTGCATTCATGCTTCCAAACCCCATCGAGACTGTTCTTTGTTATCGAATTCGTTCGCGGCGGTGATTTAATGTTTCATATGCAGAGGCAAAGACGGTTGCCGGAAGAGCATGCACGATTTTATGCAGCTGAAATTAGTTTAGCTCTAAACTTTTTGCACGAGAAG GGTATAATTTACAGAGATTTAAAGTTGGACAACGTTTTACTGGATCATGAAGGTCATATTAAACTTACTGATTATGGAATGTGCAAGGAAGGTATTCGACCTGGTGATACAACAGCGACTTTCTGCGGTACACCAAATTACATAGCACCGGAAATATTGCGCGGCGAAGATTATG GTTTCTCAGTAGATTGGTGGGCTTTAGGCGTTTTGCTATACGAAATGCTTGCCGGACGAAGTCCGTTCGACGTTGAACGAGCTTCCGAAAATCCCGATCAA aaCACCGAAGACTTTTTGTTCCAAATTATTCTGGAGAAAACTATTCGTATACCGCGATCGCTTAGTGTTAAGGCTGGCCAAGTACTTCGAGGTTTTCTCAACAAGAATCCGGCTGATCGTTTGGGATGCCATCGTGAATCGTCATTTAGCGAGATAACCAGTCATacattcttcaaatcgatTGATTGGGAACTG CTATTGCAAAAGCAAATACAACCTCCGTTCCGACCTCGATTAGAATCAGACCGAGATTTGGCTAATTTCCCACCAGAATTTACAGATGAAGAAGTTGTACTGACACCGGATGATGA ACGTGTCATAAACAATATCGATCAATCGGAATTCGAAGGATTTGAATATGTGAATCCATTGTTGATGTCGCTAGAGGATTGCGTCTGA